In one window of Brassica rapa cultivar Chiifu-401-42 chromosome A07, CAAS_Brap_v3.01, whole genome shotgun sequence DNA:
- the LOC103830443 gene encoding protein NUCLEAR FUSION DEFECTIVE 4, translated as MPKLVEKTGSRPPWVGLAAAIWVQMAAGTASTFPLYSAALKSVLGFNQQQVTILGVAGELGGNMGLLPGYASNMLAPWAMLLIGISSCFLGYGVLWLSLSQIVHDLPFWLLFIALVIATNSCSWFMTTSLVTNMRNFPMSRGPLAGLLKALIGISGAAYTVLFSMLLHHSASNLLLFLTVGIPVLCLASMYFIRPCVPATGEDPSEPVYFAFLLGTSILLAAYLVVTTVVSEVYSLPSVLRYVLVAVMVLFLFSPLAIPIKMTLFPSNVKSSSDNLAKEEGESPQEEPLLISSTSESNLGSLLKGDDVSDMDILLAEGESGILKNKRKPRRGEDFKVGQVFVKADFWLLWFAYLLGMGSGVTVSNNLAQIGFAYGIKDTTVLVCIFSFFNFTGRLASGALSEHFVKSRMLPRTLWMGASQLVMVFTFLLFAMAIDHTIYVATALAGIGMGFQLLSIATISELFGLRHFGINFNVILLANPIGASLFSALLAGYIYDKEAEKQGNPTCIGPDCFRVTFLVLAGVCGLGTLLTVILTVRIRPVYQALYASGSFKLQPQSAGH; from the exons ATGCCGAAGCTAGTTGAGAAAACGGGAAGCCGACCACCGTGGGTTGGGTTGGCAGCCGCCATATGGGTTCAGATGGCGGCGGGAACCGCTTCAACTTTCCCGCTTTACTCCGCCGCTCTCAAATCGGTTTTAGGGTTCAACCAGCAACAGGTCACCATCCTGGGCGTCGCTGGTGAACTGGGAGGGAACATGGGTCTGCTTCCAGGATACGCAAGTAACATGCTTGCTCCATGGGCGATGCTTCTCATCGGTATCTCTTCTTGTTTCCTCGGTTACGGTGTTCTCTGGCTCTCCCTCAGCCAAATCGTTCACGACTTGCCTTTCTGGCTG CTGTTCATAGCTCTCGTTATAGCCACCAATAGCTGCTCATGGTTCATGACAACATCTTTAGTGACCAATATGAGGAACTTTCCTATGAGCCGAGGCCCATTGGCGGGACTTCTCAAAGCCTTAATTGGGATCAGTGGTGCAGCATACACTGTCTTGTTCAGCATGTTGCTTCACCACTCTGCTTCGAACCTGCTTCTGTTTCTTACCGTTGGTATTCCGGTTTTGTGTTTAGCTTCCATGTATTTCATCCGTCCCTGTGTTCCTGCCACCGGTGAAGACCCTTCCGAGCCCGTGTATTTTGCTTTTCTGCTGGGAACAAGCATCCTTCTCGCTGCTTATCTTGTTGTGACGACTGTAGTTAGTGAGGTGTATTCACTGCCAAGCGTGCTTAGATACGTTCTTGTGGCTGTCATGGTCTTATTCTTGTTCTCGCCTCTAGCGATTCCCATCAAGATGACACTGTTCCCTTCAAATGTCAAGAGCTCTTCAGACAATCTAGCTAAAGAGGAAGGTGAGTCACCACAGGAGGAACCACTCCTGATATCTTCTACCTCGGAGTCAAACCTCGGGTCTCTCTTAAAAGGGGATGATGTTTCGGATATGGACATACTTTTGGCTGAAGGGGAAAGTGGGATACTTAAGAATAAGAGAAAGCCTAGGAGAGGTGAGGATTTCAAGGTTGGCCAAGTCTTCGTCAAGGCGGATTTTTGGCTGCTTTGGTTTGCTTATTTACTCGGTATGGGCTCAGGCGTTACGGTCTCAAACAACTTGGCACAGATCGGATTTGCTTATGGTATCAAGGATACTACAGTACTCGTCTGCATCTTTAGCTTCTTCAACTTCACAGGCCGTCTCGCTTCAGGTGCCTTATCTGAGCACTTTGTCAA GTCAAGAATGCTTCCAAGAACACTATGGATGGGAGCTTCGCAGCTGGTTATGGTGTTCACATTCCTCCTCTTTGCCATGGCCATCGACCACACCATTTACGTGGCGACTGCTCTTGCCGGGATAGGCATGGGGTTTCAGCTTTTGTCAATCGCCACCATCTCGGAGCTATTTGGTCTTAGGCATTTTGGGATCAACTTCAACGTCATACTCTTGGCTAACCCGATCGGTGCCAGCCTTTTCTCGGCCCTTCTTGCCGGATACATCTACGACAAGGAAGCGGAGAAGCAAGGGAATCCTACCTGCATTGGTCCGGATTGCTTCAGAGTAACGTTCTTGGTTCTAGCCGGAGTTTGTGGCCTTGGAACTCTGCTTACTGTTATATTGACAGTGAGAATTCGCCCTGTCTATCAAGCTCTATATGCGTCTGGTTCATTCAAGTTGCAGCCGCAATCAGCTGGTCATTGA